A window from Gorilla gorilla gorilla isolate KB3781 chromosome 21, NHGRI_mGorGor1-v2.1_pri, whole genome shotgun sequence encodes these proteins:
- the PCIF1 gene encoding mRNA (2'-O-methyladenosine-N(6)-)-methyltransferase: protein MANENHGSPREEASLLSHSPGTSNQSQPCSPKPIRLVQDLPEELVHAGWEKCWSRRENRPYYFNRFTNQSLWEMPVLGQHDVISDPLGLNATPLPQDSSLVETPPAENKPRKRQLSEEQPSGNGVKKPKIEIPVTPTGQSVPSSPSIPGTPTLKMWGTSPEDKQQAALLRPTEVYWDLDIQTNAVIKHRGPSEVLPPHPEVELLRSQLILKLRQHYRELCQQREGIEPPRESFNRWMLERKVVDKGSDPLLPSNCEPVVSPSMFREIMNDIPIRLSRIKFREEAKRLLFKYAEAARRLIESRSASPDSRKVVKWNVEDTFSWLRKDHSASKEDYMDRLEHLRRQCGPHVSAAAKDSVEGICSKIYHISLEYVKRIREKHLAILKENNISEEVEAPEVEPRLVYCYPVRLAVSAPPMPSVEMHMENNVVCIRYKGEMVKVSRNYFSKLWLLYRYSCIDDSAFERFLPRVWCLLRRYQMMFGVGLYEGTGLQGSLPVHVFEALHRLFGVSFECFASPLNCYFRQYCSAFPDTDGYFGSRGPCLDFAPLSGSFEANPPFCEELMDAMVSHFERLLESSPEPLSFIVFIPEWREPPTPALTRMEQSRFKRHQLILPAFEHEYRSGSQHICKKEEMHYKAVHNTAVLFLQNDPGFAKWAPTPERLQELSAAYRQSGRSHSSGSSSSSSSDAKDRDSGREQGPSREPHPT from the exons ATGGCCAATGAGAATCACGGCAGCCCCCGGGAGGAAGCGTCCCTGCTGAGTCACTCCCCAGGTACCTCCAATCAGAGCCAGCCCTGTTCTCCAAAGCCAATCCGCCTGGTTCAGGACCTCCCAG AGGAGCTGGTGCATGCAGGCTGGGAGAAGTGCTGGAGCCGGAGGGAGAATCGTCCCTACTACTTCAACCGATTCACCAACCAGTCCCTGTGGGAGATGCCCGTGCTGGGGCAGCACGACGTGATT TCGGACCCTTTGGGGCTGAATGCGACCCCACTGCCCCAAGACTCAAGCTTGGTGGAAACCCCCCCGGCTGAGAACAAGCCCAGAAAGCGGCAGCTCTCGGAAGAGCAGCCAAGCGGCAATGGTGTGAAGAAGCCCAAG ATTGAAATCCCAGTGACACCCACAGGCCAGTCGGTGCCCAGCTCCCCCAGTATCCCAGGAACCCCAACGCTGAAGATGTGGGGTACGTCCCCTGAAGATAAACAGCAGGCAGCTCTCCTACGACCCACTGA GGTCTACTGGGACCTGGACATCCAGACCAATGCTGTCATCAAGCACCGGGGGCCTTCAGAGGTGCTGCCCCCGCACCCCGAAGTGGAACTGCTCCGCTCTCAGCTCATCCTGAAGCTTCGGCAGCACTATCGGGAGCTGTGCCAGCAGCGAGAGG GCATTGAGCCTCCACGGGAGTCTTTCAACCGCTGGATGCTGGAGCGCAAGGTGGTAGACAAAGGATCTGACCCCCTGTTGCCCAGCAACTGTGAACCAGTCGTGTCACCTTCCATGTTTCGTGAAATCATGAACGACATTCCCATCAG GTTATCCCGAATCAAGTTCCGGGAGGAAGCCAAGCGCCTGCTCTTTAAATATGCGGAGGCTGCCAGGCGGCTCATCGAGTCCAG GAGTGCATCCCCTGACAGTAGGAAGGTGGTCAAATGGAATGTGGAAGACACCTTTAGCTGGCTTCGGAAGGACCACTCAGCCTCCAAGGAGGACTACATG GATCGCCTGGAGCATCTGCGGAGGCAGTGTGGCCCCCACGTCTCAGCCGCAGCCAAGGACTCCGTGGAAGGCATCTGCAGTAAGATCTACCACATCTCCCTGGAGTACGTCAAACGGATCCGAGAGAAGCACCTTGCCATCCTCAAGGAAAACAACATCTCAG AGGAGGTGGAGGCCCCTGAGGTGGAGCCCCGCCTAGTGTACTGCTACCCGGTCCGgctggctgtgtctgcacccCCCATGCCCAGCGTGGAGATGCACATGGAGAACAACGTGGTCTGCATCCGGTATAAGGGAGAGATGGTCAAGGTCAGCCGCAACTACTTCAGCAAGCTG TGGCTCCTTTACCGCTACAGCTGCATTGATGACTCTGCCTTTGAGAGGTTCCTGCCCCGGGTCTGGTGTCTTCTCCGACGGTACCAG ATGATGTTCGGCGTGGGCCTCTACGAGGGGACTGGCCTGCAGGGATCGCTGCCTGTGCATGTCTTTGAGGCCCTCCACCGACTCTTTGGCGTCAGTTTCGAGTGCTTCGCCTCACCCCTCAACTGCTACTTCCGCCAGTACTGTTCTGCCTTCCCCGACACAGACGGCTACTTTGGCTCCCGCGG GCCCTGCCTAGACTTTGCTCCACTGAGTGGTTCATTTGAGGCCAACCCTCCCTTCTGCGAGGAGCTCATGGATGCCATGGTCTCTCACTTTGAG AGACTGCTTGAGAGCTCACCGGAGCCCCTGTCCTTCATTGTGTTCATCCCTGAGTGGCGGGAACCCCCAACACCAGCGCTCACCCGCATGGAGCAGAGCCGCTTCAAACGCCACCAGTTGATCCTGCCTGCCTTTGAGCATGAGTACCGCAGTGGCTCCCAGCACATCTGCAAGAA GGAGGAAATGCACTACAAGGCCGTCCACAACACGGCTGTGCTCTTCCTACAGAACGACCCTGGCTTTGCCAAGTGGGCGCCGACGCCTGAACGGCTGCAGGAGCTGAGTGCTGCCTACCGGCAGTCAGGCCGCAGCCACAGCTCTGGTTCTTCCTCATCGTCCTCCTCGGACGCCAAGGACCGGGACTCGGGCCGTGAGCAGGGTCCTAGCCGCGAGCCTCACCCCACTTAA